The proteins below are encoded in one region of Candidatus Omnitrophota bacterium:
- a CDS encoding RnfABCDGE type electron transport complex subunit G: protein MVKLSTILSVVCITVALILGLTYNITKPIIAAQVDREQKEALKAVVPGADTYEKSTFSKGEYYKCFKKGALSGYAIYVVSPGYSGDINMLLGIDKTGRILGVEIISQSETPGLGARCVEVKSGQTGPWFLEQFKGRDARSLALKGIETITGSTITSRAILDGLKTYAEVFLKEVK, encoded by the coding sequence TTGGTTAAATTATCAACCATATTATCTGTTGTGTGTATTACGGTCGCCCTTATTCTTGGGCTGACATATAATATCACAAAGCCTATTATCGCGGCACAAGTTGATAGAGAGCAAAAAGAAGCCCTTAAGGCGGTTGTCCCCGGGGCCGATACCTATGAGAAATCTACTTTTAGCAAGGGAGAGTATTATAAATGCTTTAAAAAGGGCGCGCTTTCAGGTTACGCGATATATGTTGTAAGCCCGGGATATTCAGGCGATATTAATATGCTTTTGGGCATTGATAAAACAGGCAGGATATTAGGCGTTGAAATTATTTCACAGTCAGAGACGCCGGGCCTTGGCGCCAGATGCGTTGAAGTCAAAAGCGGCCAGACAGGCCCGTGGTTTTTGGAGCAGTTTAAAGGCAGGGATGCCCGTTCTCTGGCGCTTAAGGGGATAGAAACAATTACAGGTTCAACAATTACTTCAAGGGCCATCCTGGACGGTTTAAAGACATACGCAGAAGTTTTTTTAAAAGAGGTAAAATAA
- a CDS encoding RnfABCDGE type electron transport complex subunit A, protein MTIAISSIFINNFILSRFLGLCPFIGVSKQTKPALGMAVAVIFVMTFSSLITWLAYKYLLLPFHLEYLRTLTFILVISVFVQAVEMALAKKSPSLYKAMGIYLPLITTNCAVLGVTVLNINMFFGKQLSDGFSLCASLCQAFCAGIGFALAMLLMSGIREKLDLADVPKALQGVPIAFIVASLMSMGFLGFSGFRF, encoded by the coding sequence ATGACCATAGCTATTAGTTCTATATTTATTAATAATTTTATATTGAGCCGTTTTTTGGGCCTGTGCCCTTTCATAGGCGTTTCTAAACAAACGAAACCCGCTTTAGGTATGGCAGTGGCGGTAATTTTTGTAATGACATTTTCCAGCCTGATTACCTGGCTGGCCTACAAATACCTTCTTTTGCCTTTTCATCTTGAGTATTTGAGGACACTGACTTTTATTCTTGTCATATCCGTATTTGTCCAGGCCGTTGAAATGGCGCTGGCAAAAAAGAGCCCCTCCCTTTATAAGGCTATGGGAATATACCTACCCCTCATAACGACTAATTGCGCCGTATTGGGCGTGACGGTCTTAAACATCAACATGTTTTTCGGAAAGCAATTATCCGACGGGTTTTCGCTTTGCGCTTCCCTGTGCCAGGCATTTTGTGCCGGTATTGGTTTTGCGCTCGCTATGCTTCTGATGTCAGGTATAAGGGAAAAACTTGATCTGGCTGACGTGCCAAAAGCACTGCAAGGAGTTCCTATAGCTTTTATAGTAGCTTCATTGATGTCTATGGGCTTTTTAGGTTTTTCGGGTTTCAGATTTTAA
- the trxA gene encoding thioredoxin, protein MAGHVIELEEEGFKSNVLQQKGVIIVDFWAPWCAPCRMTAPELESAAEKLQGKVKIYKINIDNCHSLAVEHGVMSIPTIIIFKNGSEQDRIVGAAREALILQKIEGYID, encoded by the coding sequence ATGGCTGGGCATGTTATAGAGCTTGAGGAAGAGGGCTTTAAGAGTAATGTTTTACAGCAAAAAGGGGTAATTATAGTAGATTTTTGGGCCCCGTGGTGCGCTCCATGCCGGATGACCGCGCCCGAGCTTGAATCCGCGGCTGAAAAACTACAGGGTAAAGTAAAGATCTATAAAATAAATATAGACAATTGTCATTCGTTGGCGGTTGAACATGGCGTGATGAGCATACCCACAATAATTATATTTAAAAACGGAAGCGAACAAGACAGAATAGTAGGGGCGGCTCGGGAAGCGCTTATCCTTCAAAAGATAGAAGGTTATATTGACTGA
- a CDS encoding RnfABCDGE type electron transport complex subunit D yields MYELTNVTSSPHIHCGRTVKGAMWAVCAALLPAGFWGIRAFGAKALYLICASIISCLITEAVILRCRKKPVTIQDGSAVLTGLLLAYNVSPCVPVWLICVGGVFSIAVAKQAFGGLGRNIFNPALAGRAFLMASWPVHMTIFKNPIWQTDALTTATPLTNLKHDFGFPSPAYIDLFTGNKSGCIGEVCVAALLLGAAFLLYKKYIEFRIPFSFIATVALLSWVFMGDGLFRGDWLFFVLSGGLILGAFYMATDYVTSPITNKGKWIFGVLCGLLTFAIRKWGGYPEGVCYSILIMNAAVPLIERHTRPSRFGGKEIG; encoded by the coding sequence ATGTATGAGTTGACAAACGTTACATCTTCGCCGCATATACATTGCGGCAGAACTGTTAAAGGGGCCATGTGGGCGGTATGCGCCGCTTTATTGCCAGCCGGATTTTGGGGCATCAGGGCTTTTGGGGCCAAAGCATTATATCTTATCTGCGCTTCAATTATTTCATGCCTTATAACCGAAGCGGTTATACTCCGTTGCCGGAAAAAACCCGTTACTATACAAGACGGAAGCGCTGTTCTGACAGGCCTGCTTTTGGCCTATAATGTTTCTCCATGCGTGCCCGTATGGCTTATCTGCGTCGGAGGCGTATTTTCTATAGCGGTCGCGAAACAGGCTTTTGGCGGCCTGGGCAGGAACATATTTAACCCTGCCCTGGCAGGGAGAGCTTTTCTTATGGCATCATGGCCGGTGCATATGACGATTTTTAAAAATCCTATATGGCAGACGGACGCGCTTACAACAGCTACTCCGCTTACCAATCTAAAACATGATTTTGGCTTTCCGTCTCCCGCGTATATAGACCTGTTTACAGGTAATAAGTCAGGCTGTATAGGCGAAGTATGCGTGGCAGCGCTTTTATTGGGCGCGGCATTTTTATTGTATAAAAAATATATTGAATTTCGTATACCGTTTTCTTTTATAGCCACAGTGGCGCTTTTAAGCTGGGTCTTTATGGGTGATGGCCTGTTCCGGGGAGACTGGTTGTTTTTTGTTCTGTCCGGCGGATTAATATTGGGCGCTTTTTATATGGCAACAGATTACGTGACATCTCCTATAACAAACAAAGGAAAATGGATATTTGGCGTATTGTGCGGATTGCTAACGTTTGCTATAAGGAAATGGGGAGGATATCCCGAAGGGGTATGTTATTCAATATTGATAATGAATGCGGCAGTGCCTCTCATTGAAAGGCATACCCGCCCGTCCCGTTTCGGAGGAAAAGAGATTGGTTAA
- a CDS encoding electron transport complex subunit E has product MKSLFGEFKKGIYIESPTFGLLLGLCPTLAVSNSVKNGLGMGLAATMVLLGSNIIISALRRYIPSQIRIPCYIVIIAAFVTIIELLLKAYLPALDKALGIFVPLIVVNCIILGRAEAFASKNGIIASIFDALGMGAGFILALLVISSIRELIGAGTLMGFQIIPGFQPAIIMILPPGALMTLAFLIGFSNMMKDRRRESK; this is encoded by the coding sequence GTGAAAAGTCTTTTTGGCGAATTCAAAAAAGGTATTTATATAGAAAGCCCTACTTTCGGGCTTTTGCTTGGTTTGTGTCCGACGCTGGCAGTTTCAAACAGCGTGAAAAACGGTTTGGGCATGGGGCTGGCTGCCACAATGGTTCTTTTAGGTTCCAATATTATTATATCAGCTTTGCGTAGATATATACCTTCGCAAATCAGAATACCATGCTATATTGTTATTATAGCCGCGTTTGTGACTATCATTGAATTATTGCTCAAGGCATATTTACCAGCGCTTGATAAAGCGTTGGGCATATTCGTGCCTCTTATAGTAGTTAATTGTATCATACTTGGCAGGGCAGAAGCCTTTGCGTCTAAAAACGGCATAATTGCCTCAATATTTGACGCTCTCGGTATGGGAGCCGGTTTTATACTGGCCTTGTTGGTCATATCTTCCATAAGAGAGCTTATCGGCGCGGGCACATTGATGGGTTTCCAGATTATACCCGGTTTCCAGCCGGCCATCATTATGATATTGCCTCCGGGCGCCTTGATGACATTGGCATTTTTAATAGGGTTTTCAAATATGATGAAAGATCGCCGCCGTGAATCCAAGTGA
- a CDS encoding RnfABCDGE type electron transport complex subunit B produces the protein MGILAPVIILGTIGAVFGLWLGFVEKLFAVSKDPRIERIFSLLPGSNCGACGQAGCMGLAEALSSGDAKSVTCPAVHDQERKTIAEIIGQKDIHKEKTVAVLLCGGGNKCKDNYQYYGVKDCLAADLILKGPKACAFGCIGMANCLRACPFNAISMGDDGLPRIDRGKCLSCGKCVKACPRGLIAIVPRDKNYHIRCRSKDKGADTIKVCKAGCIACGKCVTACPAGAIEIKDNVAEINYSKCVNCGKCVTACPTKAIGKEA, from the coding sequence ATGGGTATATTAGCGCCGGTTATTATTCTTGGAACTATTGGCGCGGTCTTTGGTTTATGGCTTGGTTTTGTGGAAAAACTATTCGCTGTTTCAAAAGATCCGCGCATTGAACGTATTTTTTCATTACTTCCCGGCTCAAATTGCGGCGCCTGCGGCCAAGCCGGTTGTATGGGTTTGGCGGAGGCGCTTTCAAGCGGAGACGCGAAATCCGTGACATGCCCGGCGGTCCATGACCAGGAAAGAAAGACGATAGCGGAAATAATAGGCCAGAAAGACATACACAAAGAAAAAACTGTCGCGGTACTGCTTTGTGGCGGCGGGAACAAATGTAAAGATAATTATCAGTATTATGGTGTCAAGGATTGCCTTGCCGCCGACCTTATCTTAAAGGGCCCAAAGGCTTGCGCTTTTGGCTGTATAGGTATGGCGAATTGTTTAAGAGCATGCCCTTTTAATGCTATCAGCATGGGAGATGACGGCCTGCCCAGGATAGACCGCGGCAAATGCCTTAGTTGCGGTAAATGTGTTAAGGCCTGCCCCAGGGGCCTGATCGCTATTGTCCCGCGGGATAAAAATTATCATATACGATGCCGCTCAAAAGACAAAGGGGCTGATACCATAAAAGTGTGTAAAGCGGGTTGTATCGCTTGCGGCAAATGCGTAACCGCCTGCCCCGCCGGCGCGATTGAAATTAAAGACAATGTGGCGGAAATAAATTATTCCAAATGCGTTAATTGCGGCAAATGCGTAACCGCCTGTCCGACAAAGGCAATAGGCAAGGAGGCATGA